Within Streptomyces antibioticus, the genomic segment GACCAGGACGACCGGGGTACCGGCGTCGGCGGGGTCGTCGAGGAAGACATCGCCGAAGGGCGCGGAGAGGGTCAGTTCGTCGCCCTCGCGCACCTGGTCGTGCAGCAGCGCGGAGACCTCGCCGTCGGGCGCGTCGTCGGTGCCGGTGACCCGTTTGACGGTGATCCGCCGCAGGTCCCCGCCCGGGTCCGAGGACAGGCTGTACTGGCGCGGCTGGCGCACCCCGTCGCCCATCAGGACCCGCACGCTCACGTACTGGCCCGCGCGGGCCCGCGGCGCCGGGAGGCCGTCGGCGGGGCGGAGCAGGAACGACACCACGTCCGGGGTCTCGGTGCGCCGCTCGACGACCGTCCACTGCCGCCACACCTTGCCGGGCGCGACCTCCGCGTCCTGGTACAGCCGGGCCTCCCGGCCGATCAGCGCGCCGGCCATCAGCCAGTACACCTCGTCCCAGGCGGCCGCGACCTCCGCGGTGACGGCGTCGCCGAGCACCTCGGCTATCGCGCCGAACAGGTACTTGTGCACGATCGTGTACTGGTCGTCGGTGACACCGACCGCCGCGTGTTTGTGCGCGATCCGGTCGAGCAGCGCGTCCGGGCGGGTGTCCGGATCGTCGAGCAGCGCGGTCGCGAACCCGGCGATCGAACCGGCCAGCGCCTGCCGCTGGGCCCCGCTGGCCTGGTTGCCCCGGTTGAAGATCCCGTCCAGGAGTTCCGGCCGGTCGCGGAACATCGTGCCGTAGAAGCGGGCCGTGATCTCGTCGAGCGCCCCGGCCACGGCGGGCAGGGTGGCACGGACCACGGCGGCGGATTCTGCGGACAGCATGAGGGCCTCCCGGGCAGGGACAGAAGGAAGAGCGAGGGGCGGGCACCGCGTCGGATCCGGCGGGCGATCTCCTGTCTAGCAGTCGCCCGCCCGTGTTTCGGCGCCGTTGACCGGAGTTGGCCCAAGAGGGGCCGAACGGCCCCATGAGTCGGGGCACTTCGGTCCATCGGGCCGGCCGTCGTCGGGCCACTCGGCACCGGGACGGCCTCCGTTCGGCCCTGCGGCAGGGGACCTGCGGGCTCTGCACCGGACCGTTCCCCCGCCGCCACCCTGAAACCGGAAGCCGTACCGACCCAGGGAGTGAGAACCATGGACGCACCGGCCGCACGAGCCCTCCCCAGGCCCCTGGTCGTGGGCGTGGACGGTTCCGAGCCGAGCCTGCGGGCCGTCGACTGGGCGGCCGACGAGGCCGTCCTGCGCGGGGTGCCGCTGCGGGTGGTGTACGCCTGCCTGTGGGAGCGGTACGAGGGCGCCGCGCTCGCCCGGGACATCGGCCGGCCGTCGGCGGTGCCGTTGGCCCAGGACGTCGTCGGCGCCGCCGCCCGGCGGGCACGCGCCCGGCAGCCCGCCCTGCGGGTGACCGCCGACGTGGTCCTGGAGGAACCCGAGTACGCCCTCGTGCGCGAGGGCCGCAACGCCTCCGCGCTGGTCGTCGGCACCCGTGGCCGCGGTGGCCTGGCGGAGGCGCTGCTCGGCTCCGTCAGCCTCGCCGTCGCCGCCCACGCCGACTGCCCGGTCATCGTGCTGCGCGGCGGGCACGACCACCAGGCGACGCCCCCGGTGCGCGGCCGTGTCGTGGTGGGCGTCGGCGACGAGACGAAGGACTCGCCGGTGGTGCGGTTCGCCCACGAGGAGGCCCGGCGGCGTGGCGTGCCGCTGGACGCCGTACGGGCGTGGCGGTGCCCGGCGCGGGAGAGCACCGACCACCCGCTGCTCGCCGGTGAGCCCGCCCGGCTGCACGAGGAGCAGGCCGTCGAGGAGCTGGACGCGGCGCTGCGGGACGTCCCGGCGGACGTCGACGTACGCCGCCGTACCGTCGAGGGCCCCGCCCGCCGGGTGCTGGTCGACGCCTCGCACGAGGCCGATCTGCTGGTCGTCGGCGCGAGGCGCCGCGGCGGCCGCTTCGGGCTCCAGCTCGGACGGGTCGCCCACGCGGCACTGCACCACTCCGCCTGCCCGGTGGTCGTCGTACCGCACCCGGCGGGGACGACGGACGACCCGGCGCAGTGGACGGACCGGAGGTGAGCGCGGTGACCACGTCACCGGGGGAGGCCCCGGCACGGACCTGGGAGTCCTGGAAGCCGTACGCGGTGCTGCTCGTGCTCTCCACGGCGGTCGCCTACGTGCTCGGCGCGGTGCGCGACGCCCTGGCACTCCGCCACAACCCACCTGTCCCGCGCGACGCGTGAGGAGGACGTCATGCCGAGCACCACCCTCGACGCCGTGATCCCGCAGACCTGGGTCTCGGCCGCGGTCGCCGCGCCGTCGATCCACAACACCCAGCCGTGGGCGTTCCGCCTGGACCCCGGGTCCGGCACCTTCCAGGTGCGCGCCGTCCCCGAACGCGGCCTGCGGTACACGGACCCGGCGGGCCGCGCCCTGCATCTCTCGGTCGGGGCGAGCCTCCTGAACCTGCGGGTCGCGATCGCGCACGGCGCCCGGTCCCCGGTCGGGCGACTGCTGCCCTGTCCGCAGGACCCCGGTCTCCTCGCGGTCGTCCGTCTGGCGGGGCCCGGCGTCCGGCGCCCCACCGGCCACCGCGCCGACCTCTACGAGGCGATCTGGCGCCGGCACAGCAGCCGGCTCCCCTTCACCGGGCAGCCGCTGCCCGCGTACGTGCGCGGCGAACTCGGCGAGGCGGCCCGCGCGGAGGGCGCGCGGCTGTGGTTCCCGGACCCCGTCGAGACGGCGCGCCTGCTGCGGCTGACCGCGGAGGCCGAGCGCCGCAACCGCGCCGACCCCGACCGCGCGGCGGAGAGCAACCGCTGGGTCCACCAGGACCTGCGGCCCGCTCCCGACACCGGCCTGCCGCGGGCCGTGCTCGGTCCCCAGGACGCGTGCGAACGCATCCCCCTGCGGGACTTCACCGCGCGGCGGCACACCGAGGAGCTGGTCGCCCGGCCGTTCGAGGCGGAACCCGCCGTCGCCGTGCTGATCACCGAGCACGACCGCCGTGCGGACTGGCTGCGGGCCGGACAGGCGCTCCAGCACGTGTGGCTCCTCGCCACGGCCCACGGGCTGCGCGCCTCCCTGCTGCACCAGGGGCTGGAGTGGCCCGACCTGCGCCGCTCCCTGAGCCCGACCCCCGGCCGCACCAGCCACGTCCAGATGCTGATCCGCCTGGGATACGGCCCCGAAGGCACCGCGAGCCCGCGCCGCGACCCGGACACGGCCCTCGGCCGAGGCCGAGGCCGAGGCGCCGTCCCGACGAACCCGAGCACCGCACCGAAGAAGGGAACAGGCCGATGACCGACCGTCATGTGGTCGTGGGAGTGGACGGTTCGCCGGTCTCCGTACGGGCGCTGGACGCGGCCGCCGAGGAGGCGACGCGGTACGGCACGACGCTGCGCGTCGTCTACGCCGTACCGGACCGCGACGAGTCCGGGCCGGTGCTGGCGTCGGCCGCCGACCGGGTCCGGGACCGTCATCCCGGGCTGCCGGTGGAGACCAGGGGCGTGGAGGGCGGTGCCGTACGGGTGCTCGCGCGGGAGAGCGAGAGCGCGGTGCTCACCGTCGTGGGCACCCGGGGGTTCGGCGGCGTCTCCGGGCTGCTGGCCGGCTCGGTGAGCTGGCGCCTGGCCGCCCGCGTGCACGGCCCGCTGCTCGTCGTC encodes:
- a CDS encoding universal stress protein; protein product: MDAPAARALPRPLVVGVDGSEPSLRAVDWAADEAVLRGVPLRVVYACLWERYEGAALARDIGRPSAVPLAQDVVGAAARRARARQPALRVTADVVLEEPEYALVREGRNASALVVGTRGRGGLAEALLGSVSLAVAAHADCPVIVLRGGHDHQATPPVRGRVVVGVGDETKDSPVVRFAHEEARRRGVPLDAVRAWRCPARESTDHPLLAGEPARLHEEQAVEELDAALRDVPADVDVRRRTVEGPARRVLVDASHEADLLVVGARRRGGRFGLQLGRVAHAALHHSACPVVVVPHPAGTTDDPAQWTDRR
- a CDS encoding Acg family FMN-binding oxidoreductase, which produces MPSTTLDAVIPQTWVSAAVAAPSIHNTQPWAFRLDPGSGTFQVRAVPERGLRYTDPAGRALHLSVGASLLNLRVAIAHGARSPVGRLLPCPQDPGLLAVVRLAGPGVRRPTGHRADLYEAIWRRHSSRLPFTGQPLPAYVRGELGEAARAEGARLWFPDPVETARLLRLTAEAERRNRADPDRAAESNRWVHQDLRPAPDTGLPRAVLGPQDACERIPLRDFTARRHTEELVARPFEAEPAVAVLITEHDRRADWLRAGQALQHVWLLATAHGLRASLLHQGLEWPDLRRSLSPTPGRTSHVQMLIRLGYGPEGTASPRRDPDTALGRGRGRGAVPTNPSTAPKKGTGR
- a CDS encoding globin domain-containing protein, encoding MLSAESAAVVRATLPAVAGALDEITARFYGTMFRDRPELLDGIFNRGNQASGAQRQALAGSIAGFATALLDDPDTRPDALLDRIAHKHAAVGVTDDQYTIVHKYLFGAIAEVLGDAVTAEVAAAWDEVYWLMAGALIGREARLYQDAEVAPGKVWRQWTVVERRTETPDVVSFLLRPADGLPAPRARAGQYVSVRVLMGDGVRQPRQYSLSSDPGGDLRRITVKRVTGTDDAPDGEVSALLHDQVREGDELTLSAPFGDVFLDDPADAGTPVVLVSAGIGGTPMASILAHLAALGSTRPVLVLHADRSPADHALRAEIRDLVDQLPDARAEFWYERPGSEEGVAHEGLMDLAGVELPSEATVFLCGPLPFMRDVRARLLGAGIPAQRIRYEVFGPDLWLPGATV